One genomic window of Molothrus ater isolate BHLD 08-10-18 breed brown headed cowbird unplaced genomic scaffold, BPBGC_Mater_1.1 matUn_MA543, whole genome shotgun sequence includes the following:
- the LOC118701251 gene encoding serine/threonine-protein kinase PAK 3-like, whose product MIGQVCAVVCTVFSVVYSGYYLTQLTRHLTRGWRQAWPLASTAGSAAPLAASGIEEEAEEEQRSIKTPAAFSAQPELAEPVTLGARSAIQPGAAGPAWPAAASSPPAAGTSCSRAAQQPERRQEQGRKTLRSIVSPGQPMSKYTAFEELGRGGFGAVYKALDTSSGQQVAIKIMSLEEEMSEELAANEILAMRDNRSPNIVAYLDSYLVDAELWLAMEFMDGGTLFDVLSAVYPEEGQIGAVCRECLQGLHFLHSRQVIHRDIKSNNVLVGMDGSVKLGDFGLCAQLSPERSKRSSSVGTPSWMAPEVVRGEAYGPKVDIWSLGIMGLEMVEGEAPYEREARLRVFELIERNGPPKLQNPRHHSALLRDFLRCCLQADEDRRWSAQELLQHPFVTSSDPASSLAALIISAKQVQEDWRGDTCA is encoded by the exons ATGATCGGGCAGGTCTGTGCCGTGGTTTGCACGGTCTTTTCTGTTGTCTATTCTGGCTACTACCTGACCCAGCTGACTC GTCACCTGACACGCGGATGGAGGCAAGCCTGGCCTTTG gcCTCAACAGCAGggtcagcagctcctctggctgcctctggcattgaggaagaggctgaagagGAGCAAAGGAGCATCAAGACTCCAGCAGCTTTCTCTGCACAGCCTGAACTTGCAGAGCCAGTGA CCCTTGGTGCTC GCTCTGCAATTCAACCTGGTGCCGCTGGACCAGcgtggcctgcagcagccagctcgcCCCCCGCTGCTGGCACTTCCTGCAGCCGCGCAGCCCAGCAGCCCgagaggaggcaggagcagggccgGAAGACACTGA GGAGCATTGTGAGTCCGGGCCAGCCAATGAGCAAATACACGGCATTTGAAGAACTGGGACGAGG GGGCTTTGGAGCTGTTTATAAAGCCCTTGACACCAGCAGCGGACAACAG GTGGCAATCAAGATCATGTCGCTTGAGGAGGAGATGTCCGAGGAGCTGGCTGCCAATGAAATCCTGGCCATGAGGGACAACAGGAGTCCCAATATCGTTGCCTACTTAGACAG ctaCCTGGTGGATGCGGAGCTCTGGCTGGCCATGGAGTTCATGGACGGCGGCACCTTGTTTGATGTGCTCAGCGCGGTGTACCCGGAGGAAGGACAGATAGGCGCTGTCTGTCGGGAG tgcCTGCAAGGACTGCATTTCCTTCATTCCCGCCAAGTCATCCACAGAGACATCAAAAGCAACAACGTCCTTGTGGGCATGGATGGATCTGTCAAGTTGG GTGACTTTGgcctctgtgctcagctcagccctgagcgCAGCAAGCGCAGCTCCAGCGTCGGCACTCCCAGCTGGATGGCGCCGGAGGTGGTGAGAGGAGAAGCCTACGGCCCCAAAGTGGACATCTGGTCCCTGGGCATCATGGGGCTGGAAATGGTGGAAGGGGAAGCTCCTTACGAGCGGGAAGCCCGTCTCAGG GTTTTTGAACTGATAGAAAGGAACGGGCCCCCAAAACTGCAGAACCCCAGGCACCACTCGGCTCTCCTGCGCGACTTCCTccgctgctgcctgcaggcagatGAGGACAGGCGCTGGtctgcccaggagctcctgcag CATCCCTTTGTCACCTCCAGCGatcctgcctccagcctggctgctctgatcATCTCAGCCAAGCAAGTGCAGGAAGACTGGAGAGGAGACACCTGCGCCTGA
- the LOC118701254 gene encoding serine/threonine-protein kinase PAK 3-like, translating into MSLEEEMSEELAANEILAMRDNRSPNIVTYLDSYLVDAELWLAMEFMDGGTLFDVLSAVYPEEGQIGAVCRECLQGLHFLHSRQVIHRDIKSNNVLVGMDGSVKLGDFGLCAQLSPERSKRSSSVGTPSWMAPEVVRGEAYGPKVDIWSLGIMGLEMVEGEAPYEREARLRVFELIERNGPPKLQNPRHHSALLRDFLRCCLQADEDRRWSAQELLQHPFVTSSDPASSLAALIISAKQVQEDWRGDTCA; encoded by the exons ATGTCGCTTGAGGAGGAGATGTCCGAGGAGCTGGCTGCCAATGAAATCCTGGCCATGAGGGACAACAGGAGTCCCAATATCGTTACCTACTTAGACAG ctaCCTGGTGGATGCGGAGCTCTGGCTGGCCATGGAGTTCATGGACGGCGGCACCTTGTTTGATGTGCTCAGCGCAGTGTACCCGGAGGAAGGACAGATAGGCGCTGTCTGTCGGGAG tgcCTGCAAGGACTGCATTTCCTTCATTCCCGCCAAGTCATCCACAGAGACATCAAAAGCAACAACGTCCTTGTGGGCATGGATGGATCTGTCAAGTTGG GTGACTTTGgcctctgtgctcagctcagccctgagcgCAGCAAGCGCAGCTCCAGCGTCGGCACTCCCAGCTGGATGGCGCCGGAGGTGGTGAGAGGAGAAGCCTACGGCCCCAAAGTGGACATCTGGTCCCTGGGCATCATGGGGCTGGAAATGGTGGAAGGGGAAGCTCCTTACGAGCGGGAAGCCCGTCTCAGG GTTTTTGAACTGATAGAAAGGAACGGGCCCCCAAAACTGCAGAACCCCAGGCACCACTCGGCTCTCCTGCGCGACTTCCTccgctgctgcctgcaggcagatGAGGACAGGCGCTGGtctgcccaggagctcctgcag CATCCCTTTGTCACCTCCAGCGatcctgcctccagcctggctgctctgatcATCTCAGCCAAGCAAGTGCAGGAAGACTGGAGAGGAGACACCTGCGCCTGA